In a genomic window of Sulfurimonas denitrificans DSM 1251:
- the yedF gene encoding sulfurtransferase-like selenium metabolism protein YedF — MENNTQIPTPTHRLDMHGEPCPYPAIKTLEALRSIGDDDILEIISDCPQSINNIPIDVRNHGFKVLHIDTSTPSVRYFVKR, encoded by the coding sequence ATGGAAAATAACACTCAAATTCCAACACCTACACACCGCCTAGATATGCATGGAGAACCATGCCCATATCCTGCTATAAAAACATTAGAAGCATTAAGAAGCATAGGAGACGATGATATACTTGAAATCATCAGTGATTGCCCTCAAAGTATAAACAATATTCCCATAGATGTTAGAAATCACGGTTTTAAAGTTTTACATATAGATACAAGCACACCCTCTGTTAGATATTTTGTAAAAAGATAG
- the yedE gene encoding selenium metabolism membrane protein YedE/FdhT gives MNFLEDVKKYLVSFWQPVPAVIALGVLSVYYFGITGTYWAVTGEFTRWGGHALQLFGVDISEWGYFKIMHMDGNIFTRVDGVMIIGMFAGVMAAALWGNNVKWRIPASKIRIYQALIGGIIAGFGARLGMGCNLASLFTGIPQFSAHAWFFTFAMIVGVYLGVKVTQLPFFQSKVKLQKLSCGIDVQSDKSRDEGKVKRFFTFGTFIFLAMVLWAMYLIFIANSQKLGAAMLFGGAFGLIIAKAQICFTSAFRDLFTTGRSQMARAIVIGMVVSSIGVFSYILLGTPPKIMWAGPNAIIGGVLFGFGIVVAGACECGWMYRAAEGQTHFWIVGIGNVIGATLLAFVWDDISVPLATSWPKINLLESFGNYGGLFFNYLLLFLLFLLVLKLEKNYLKKLKGNTNYGK, from the coding sequence ATGAACTTTCTTGAAGATGTAAAGAAATATCTTGTTTCTTTTTGGCAACCAGTTCCCGCAGTTATTGCACTTGGAGTTTTGTCTGTTTACTATTTTGGTATTACAGGTACATATTGGGCAGTTACTGGCGAGTTCACAAGATGGGGTGGACATGCTTTACAACTCTTCGGAGTTGATATAAGCGAGTGGGGTTATTTTAAAATTATGCATATGGATGGTAATATATTTACCCGTGTGGATGGTGTTATGATTATCGGTATGTTTGCAGGAGTCATGGCAGCTGCTCTTTGGGGTAACAATGTAAAATGGAGAATACCTGCAAGTAAGATAAGAATATATCAAGCTCTTATCGGTGGAATCATAGCAGGTTTTGGAGCAAGACTTGGAATGGGATGCAACTTAGCGAGCCTCTTTACGGGCATACCGCAATTTTCAGCTCACGCTTGGTTCTTTACTTTTGCTATGATAGTTGGTGTTTATCTTGGAGTAAAGGTAACACAACTTCCATTTTTTCAATCAAAAGTTAAATTACAAAAACTATCTTGTGGTATTGATGTTCAATCAGATAAGAGTAGAGATGAAGGCAAAGTAAAGAGATTTTTTACTTTTGGAACATTTATATTTTTAGCAATGGTTCTCTGGGCTATGTATCTTATCTTTATTGCTAACTCTCAAAAACTTGGGGCTGCTATGCTTTTTGGTGGCGCTTTTGGACTTATAATTGCCAAAGCTCAAATCTGCTTTACTTCAGCATTTAGGGATCTCTTTACAACAGGAAGAAGCCAAATGGCTAGAGCTATCGTTATAGGAATGGTAGTCTCTTCTATCGGTGTCTTTAGTTACATCTTGCTAGGAACTCCTCCAAAAATCATGTGGGCAGGACCAAATGCTATCATTGGCGGAGTACTATTTGGTTTTGGTATCGTAGTAGCTGGTGCTTGTGAGTGTGGATGGATGTATAGAGCAGCTGAGGGTCAAACTCACTTTTGGATAGTTGGTATCGGAAATGTTATAGGTGCAACTCTTCTTGCTTTTGTGTGGGATGATATTTCAGTGCCTCTTGCAACAAGCTGGCCTAAAATAAATCTCTTAGAATCATTTGGTAATTACGGTGGATTATTCTTTAACTATCTCCTGCTGTTTTTACTATTTTTACTAGTTCTAAAGTTAGAAAAAAATTATCTTAAAAAATTAAAAGGAAATACAAACTATGGAAAATAA
- the selD gene encoding selenide, water dikinase SelD has protein sequence MNNESKLTKFVQAAGUAAKMGPGDLKHTICSLISDDKNVLVGFENSDDAAVYQINENEALVQTVDFITPVVDDPYIYGKIAAANSLSDIFAMGADVKTALNIVGFDKTNHTYEVLSEILRGGNEKIKECGGVLVGGHTIESPEMYYGLSVTGMIHPKKVLRNNTPKIGHVIVLTKPIGMGILTTAIKRDLLSKETTLEAINVMQSLNYLPSKLLREYEVSACTDITGFGLLGHALESTNERVSISIDAKNVPVMADAFDLADKNIVPGGTKRNMKYLEDKVIFAGDASKYALMFSDAQTSGGLLISMSEKDALEYVKKVQDLTYGYACVIGSIIPRGDRAIIVY, from the coding sequence ATGAATAACGAATCAAAATTAACAAAGTTCGTTCAAGCAGCTGGTTGAGCAGCAAAAATGGGTCCGGGAGATCTAAAACATACAATTTGCTCACTTATTTCAGATGATAAAAATGTACTTGTAGGATTTGAAAATAGTGATGATGCAGCTGTTTATCAGATAAATGAAAATGAAGCACTTGTGCAAACTGTGGATTTTATCACACCTGTTGTGGATGATCCCTATATATATGGAAAAATCGCAGCAGCAAACTCGCTCTCAGATATATTTGCCATGGGTGCAGATGTAAAAACTGCTCTAAACATTGTAGGCTTTGATAAAACAAACCATACCTATGAAGTTCTTAGTGAAATCCTAAGAGGTGGCAATGAGAAGATAAAAGAGTGCGGTGGTGTTTTGGTTGGCGGACATACTATTGAATCGCCTGAGATGTACTATGGACTAAGTGTTACTGGGATGATTCATCCCAAAAAAGTACTAAGAAACAACACTCCTAAAATAGGACATGTTATAGTTCTAACTAAGCCTATTGGTATGGGGATTTTAACAACTGCTATAAAAAGAGATTTGCTAAGCAAAGAGACTACTCTTGAAGCCATCAATGTTATGCAATCTCTAAATTACCTGCCATCAAAACTTCTAAGAGAGTATGAGGTGAGTGCATGTACTGACATAACTGGTTTTGGTCTTTTAGGTCATGCGCTTGAATCTACAAATGAGAGAGTGAGTATCAGCATAGATGCAAAAAATGTCCCTGTTATGGCAGATGCATTTGACTTAGCAGACAAAAATATAGTTCCAGGTGGAACGAAGAGAAATATGAAATATTTAGAAGATAAAGTTATCTTTGCAGGAGACGCTTCTAAGTATGCACTTATGTTTAGCGATGCGCAAACATCGGGTGGACTTTTAATATCTATGAGTGAAAAAGATGCGTTAGAGTATGTAAAAAAAGTGCAAGATTTGACTTATGGTTACGCATGTGTGATTGGTTCTATCATTCCAAGAGGAGATAGAGCGATAATAGTGTACTAA
- the selA gene encoding L-seryl-tRNA(Sec) selenium transferase: MFLLKSIPQVDKFIKNEKFASLPLTLLVQITAEVLQDLRERILKNEIESFSEDELVKKVLQKYKDITKPSLQKIINATGVIVHTNLGRSLIDANAFERVKGIVTSYNNLEYDLEKGKRGERYSHISDAICRLLGCEDVLIVNNNASAVFLILNTFAKQKEVVVSRGELVEIGGSFRVPDVMKQSGAKLVEVGATNKTHLYDYENAISKKTSMLMKVHKSNYSIEGFSSEVEFKELVKLAREKNLIDYYDMGSGHLVNLPYGLDQHEPSVLKYMQENPSLLSFSGDKLLGSVQAGIIVGKKEYIAKLKKNQLLRMLRVDKLTLALLEDSVISVLLNKLDEIPTLKMLFASTCELKENALVLQDAIKDICDCEVLETKTVIGGGTTPNKMIPSIALAIKIDNYKQNKMEKLFRAKNIIGRIENDRFLLDFRTIRKSEIQEIAHVVKEIANV, encoded by the coding sequence ATGTTTTTACTAAAATCCATTCCTCAAGTAGATAAATTCATCAAAAATGAAAAATTTGCTTCTTTGCCTTTAACACTTCTTGTACAAATCACCGCAGAGGTGCTTCAAGATTTAAGAGAGCGTATTTTAAAAAATGAGATTGAATCTTTTAGTGAAGATGAGTTAGTAAAAAAAGTTTTACAAAAATATAAAGACATTACAAAACCATCTTTACAAAAAATTATAAATGCAACGGGTGTGATAGTTCATACAAACTTAGGGCGAAGTCTCATAGATGCTAATGCATTTGAGAGAGTAAAAGGCATAGTTACAAGCTATAACAATCTTGAATATGACTTAGAAAAAGGCAAAAGAGGAGAGAGATATTCTCATATTTCAGACGCTATATGCAGACTTTTAGGGTGTGAAGATGTGCTTATAGTCAACAACAACGCAAGTGCAGTTTTTCTTATCTTAAATACTTTTGCAAAGCAAAAAGAGGTGGTTGTTAGTCGCGGCGAACTTGTAGAAATCGGTGGGAGTTTCAGAGTTCCAGATGTTATGAAACAAAGCGGTGCAAAACTTGTAGAAGTTGGAGCTACAAATAAAACTCATCTCTATGATTATGAAAATGCTATAAGTAAAAAAACTTCTATGCTTATGAAAGTCCATAAGTCAAACTACTCCATAGAGGGATTTTCTAGCGAGGTTGAGTTTAAAGAGTTAGTAAAACTAGCACGTGAGAAAAATCTTATAGATTACTATGACATGGGAAGTGGGCATCTTGTTAATTTGCCTTATGGGTTAGACCAACATGAGCCATCAGTTTTAAAGTATATGCAAGAAAATCCATCGCTTCTTAGCTTCTCAGGCGATAAACTCTTAGGAAGTGTACAAGCAGGAATAATAGTAGGAAAAAAAGAGTACATTGCAAAACTCAAAAAAAATCAGCTTCTTCGTATGCTAAGAGTAGATAAACTAACTCTTGCACTCCTTGAAGATAGTGTGATTTCTGTTTTACTTAATAAATTAGATGAAATTCCTACACTTAAGATGCTCTTTGCTTCTACATGTGAGCTAAAAGAAAATGCTTTAGTTTTGCAAGATGCCATTAAAGATATATGTGATTGTGAAGTTTTAGAGACAAAAACAGTCATAGGCGGTGGAACTACTCCAAATAAAATGATTCCAAGTATCGCACTAGCTATAAAAATAGATAACTATAAACAAAACAAGATGGAAAAACTCTTTAGAGCCAAAAATATTATAGGGCGGATAGAAAACGATAGATTTTTATTAGACTTTAGAACTATACGAAAAAGTGAGATACAAGAGATTGCACATGTAGTAAAAGAGATAGCAAATGTCTAA
- the selB gene encoding selenocysteine-specific translation elongation factor: MSNLIIGTCGHIDHGKTALIKALNGFEGDTTKEEQERGITIDLSFSNITKDGKNIAFIDVPGHEKLVKNMIAGAFSFDCVLIVVSVIDGIKPQTIEHLEILNLLGVKNAVLVVTKKDLVDERELACKLLEIEEFTCKYNFDLKFSMGVSIFDESSIEALKAKLFSLEANSKKEENFFRYYVDRVFSIKGAGTIVTGTILGKSIAENEKIFICDIQKEIKIKNLQVHDEDVQVANISNRTAINLSGIDAKDIKRGFLISKKGYLRGFKTIDISFCALKDKFLYHNRDYSIYLGSRKIDAKILLYNSEESLTKGFASISADENIFSVYGDKIIIRDANSTVAGGVVLNPVSDPMKKSQKLQLLEALHVKNIPKAYRVLLDAHKKGLGLISSAQRFALSHQEALANAKELVGCFVDERELVIYPISTKEIIYNNIKNIYTKNQFALLSNASIKLRLKWASEGFIEIVLRELLDERFLVKDGNLYQNADIKDDFKNSIEQIVLKRLEEEGISPTAPYNIYDDLDLDRIIGDNTLKSLCSKGQIIRIQHNLFIDSKSLSKLVFDMKSIIKKDGYVDISNFKELYPLSRKYLVAYLDYLDNFSEIKKIGDKRVFLHK; the protein is encoded by the coding sequence ATGTCTAACTTAATTATAGGAACATGTGGACATATTGATCATGGTAAAACAGCACTTATTAAAGCACTGAATGGTTTTGAAGGTGACACTACAAAAGAGGAGCAAGAGCGAGGAATTACTATAGATTTGAGTTTTTCAAACATCACAAAAGATGGTAAAAACATAGCTTTTATAGATGTTCCAGGGCATGAGAAACTTGTAAAAAACATGATAGCTGGAGCTTTCTCTTTTGACTGTGTGCTTATTGTTGTGAGTGTGATTGATGGGATAAAACCACAAACTATAGAACACTTAGAGATTTTGAATCTGCTTGGTGTTAAAAATGCGGTTTTAGTTGTTACAAAAAAAGATTTGGTAGATGAGAGAGAGCTTGCATGTAAACTCTTGGAAATAGAAGAGTTTACATGTAAATATAATTTTGATTTGAAGTTTAGTATGGGAGTCTCCATCTTTGATGAATCTTCAATAGAGGCTTTAAAAGCAAAACTCTTTAGCCTTGAAGCAAATAGCAAAAAAGAAGAAAATTTTTTTAGATACTACGTTGATAGAGTCTTTAGCATTAAAGGTGCTGGAACGATTGTAACGGGAACAATTCTTGGCAAATCCATAGCTGAGAATGAAAAAATCTTTATTTGTGATATACAAAAAGAGATAAAGATAAAAAATCTTCAAGTCCACGATGAGGATGTACAAGTTGCAAATATCTCAAATCGCACTGCTATAAACCTAAGCGGTATTGATGCCAAAGATATAAAGCGTGGATTTCTCATAAGTAAAAAAGGGTATCTAAGAGGTTTTAAAACCATTGATATCTCTTTTTGTGCGCTCAAAGATAAATTTTTATATCACAACAGAGACTACTCAATATATCTTGGCTCAAGAAAGATAGATGCAAAAATTTTGCTTTACAACTCGGAGGAGTCTTTAACAAAAGGCTTTGCTTCTATCTCAGCTGATGAAAATATCTTTAGCGTCTATGGTGATAAAATAATCATCAGAGATGCAAACTCTACAGTTGCAGGAGGAGTTGTTCTAAATCCAGTAAGTGATCCTATGAAAAAATCTCAAAAATTACAACTGCTTGAAGCGTTACATGTAAAAAATATCCCAAAAGCTTACAGAGTTTTACTAGATGCTCATAAAAAAGGTTTAGGTCTAATCTCATCCGCACAACGCTTCGCACTTTCTCATCAAGAAGCATTAGCGAATGCAAAAGAGTTAGTTGGTTGCTTTGTAGATGAGAGGGAACTTGTTATCTACCCAATATCAACAAAAGAGATTATTTATAACAATATCAAAAATATATACACCAAAAATCAATTTGCACTTCTCTCAAATGCATCTATAAAACTTAGGCTAAAATGGGCTAGTGAGGGTTTTATAGAGATAGTTTTAAGAGAACTTCTTGATGAGAGATTTTTAGTTAAAGATGGAAATTTATATCAAAATGCAGATATAAAAGATGATTTTAAAAATTCAATAGAGCAGATAGTATTAAAGCGTTTAGAAGAAGAGGGCATCTCCCCAACGGCTCCATATAATATCTATGATGATTTGGATTTAGATAGAATTATAGGTGATAACACACTAAAATCACTCTGCTCTAAGGGGCAAATTATAAGAATACAGCACAATCTTTTCATAGATTCAAAGAGTTTGAGTAAGCTTGTTTTTGACATGAAGAGTATTATAAAAAAAGATGGATATGTTGATATATCAAATTTCAAAGAACTTTATCCACTCAGTAGAAAGTATCTTGTAGCTTATTTAGACTATTTGGACAATTTCTCAGAGATTAAAAAAATTGGTGATAAAAGAGTGTTTTTACACAAATAG
- a CDS encoding DUF3185 family protein codes for MEKGLGSSMKIIGLILTVVGIGFAVWGYQLSSSVGSQVTQAVTGADTDKVMTYYIFGAVSFVVGVYLLRKN; via the coding sequence ATGGAAAAAGGTTTAGGAAGCTCAATGAAAATCATCGGTCTTATCTTAACAGTCGTGGGAATTGGTTTTGCAGTATGGGGATATCAGTTATCCAGCTCTGTTGGTTCACAAGTGACACAAGCTGTTACGGGTGCAGATACAGATAAAGTAATGACTTATTATATTTTTGGTGCTGTGAGTTTTGTTGTTGGTGTGTATCTCTTACGCAAAAACTAA
- a CDS encoding lmo0937 family membrane protein, which produces MLETIAIILIILWLLGLVSSYTLGGFIHILLVIALVVILVRVIQGRRL; this is translated from the coding sequence ATGCTAGAAACTATAGCAATAATTCTAATCATTCTGTGGCTTTTAGGGCTTGTTAGTTCGTACACTTTGGGAGGATTTATCCATATTCTTCTTGTCATAGCGCTTGTGGTTATTTTGGTTCGTGTTATCCAAGGCAGACGCTTATAA
- a CDS encoding sensor domain-containing diguanylate cyclase: MHYYLNLKNIFLLLALSLTYIILGVMSIQFVTMPSGIAIAWFPNSLLLALFLMKNIKEWKYYIPFFIVAEIVADYQVFTLIQALQFSFINLFETMFGAYIIKKLSSNDGAGFTNTKYVLLFFLIGLTLMPAMSALFGAIVYHTQIDTQTTFFEFWRIWFFGDSIGILLLTPIMVLLKENYKSLKNYDFNIQNISIALLSIYLAIVLFSFTDINFMLPTTPLLFVLLLLWIVYKQGVLPGMIMALLITSIAIYYTSSGLGPFSIFGLKGTTIYLQEFIAILVITTLFFGVLHQEINESKAKLEELNKNLENMVKEKTKSLMEANQKLNNLASKDSLTNIFNRRIIDEFISKETIKSKRYNNSLALIMIDIDHFKEVNDKYGHQVGDEVILSLVDIISKNIRESDIFGRWGGEEFIILLPETNLNQATIVAQNIRKKVQEYRFDKVGQKTISLGVSEFNSNDDSTVFIKRVDDALYKAKATGRNRVVSL, from the coding sequence ATGCACTATTATTTAAATTTAAAAAATATTTTTCTCCTCTTAGCGCTATCACTTACTTACATAATCCTTGGTGTAATGAGTATTCAATTTGTTACAATGCCCTCAGGTATAGCTATTGCATGGTTTCCAAACTCTCTATTACTAGCACTTTTTTTGATGAAAAATATAAAAGAGTGGAAATATTACATACCATTTTTTATTGTTGCTGAAATTGTTGCTGACTATCAGGTATTTACCCTTATTCAAGCCTTGCAGTTTTCATTTATCAATCTTTTTGAAACAATGTTTGGCGCATATATTATTAAAAAACTATCTTCAAACGATGGTGCAGGATTTACAAATACTAAATATGTATTACTATTTTTTTTAATAGGATTAACTCTGATGCCAGCTATGAGTGCTTTATTTGGCGCTATCGTATATCACACGCAAATAGACACACAAACAACGTTCTTTGAATTTTGGCGCATTTGGTTTTTTGGAGATTCTATAGGTATTTTACTCTTAACTCCAATTATGGTTTTATTAAAGGAAAACTATAAATCATTGAAGAATTATGATTTTAATATACAAAATATATCCATAGCACTCTTGAGTATCTATCTAGCAATAGTACTTTTTTCTTTTACAGATATAAACTTTATGCTACCTACAACACCTCTGCTTTTTGTTTTACTTCTTTTATGGATAGTTTATAAACAAGGAGTGCTCCCAGGTATGATAATGGCTCTACTAATTACATCTATTGCCATCTATTACACGTCAAGTGGCTTAGGACCTTTTTCAATCTTTGGACTAAAGGGAACTACTATATACCTGCAGGAGTTTATAGCAATTCTTGTAATTACAACCCTATTTTTTGGTGTTCTCCATCAAGAGATAAATGAATCTAAGGCAAAGCTAGAGGAGTTAAATAAAAACCTTGAGAATATGGTTAAAGAAAAAACAAAATCATTAATGGAAGCTAATCAAAAATTAAATAATTTAGCCTCTAAAGACTCTTTAACTAACATTTTCAATAGGCGCATAATCGATGAATTTATATCAAAAGAGACTATTAAATCAAAAAGATATAACAATAGTTTAGCCTTAATCATGATTGATATAGACCATTTTAAAGAGGTTAATGATAAATATGGACATCAAGTGGGAGATGAAGTCATATTAAGTCTAGTTGATATTATTTCTAAGAATATTAGAGAATCAGATATCTTTGGAAGATGGGGAGGAGAAGAGTTCATAATTCTGCTTCCTGAGACAAACTTAAATCAAGCTACTATAGTCGCACAGAATATTAGAAAAAAAGTGCAAGAGTATAGATTTGACAAAGTTGGTCAAAAGACAATAAGTTTAGGTGTTTCAGAGTTTAATAGTAACGACGATTCGACTGTTTTTATAAAAAGAGTTGATGACGCTCTATACAAGGCTAAAGCTACTGGAAGAAATAGGGTTGTGTCTCTTTAA
- a CDS encoding response regulator transcription factor, whose protein sequence is MSSKKLLANTKQLSILLVEDHDDLRENTKEILKKFFDTVDGSKNGEDALKKYKEFHKNELKYYDIVLSDIQMPRLNGVDLVENIYAINSDQIIIILSAFDNSKYLLPLINLGIEQFIKKPIDYQDLMKVLLKTTKKIILKNEQKNSFQTPSLIKLAGLCTFDKETNILLVDNDMVTLTKYEIIFLQILTDNIGKIYSNDDITKQYDLLNETLDIINIRKLVSKLRKKISFNCIESVYGIGYRIVPHFN, encoded by the coding sequence TTGAGCTCAAAAAAGTTATTAGCTAATACAAAACAACTTTCTATTCTGCTTGTTGAGGACCATGACGATTTACGAGAAAACACAAAAGAGATTTTAAAAAAATTTTTTGATACAGTTGATGGCTCAAAAAATGGTGAAGACGCATTAAAGAAGTACAAAGAGTTTCATAAAAATGAACTTAAATATTACGATATAGTCCTCTCAGACATCCAAATGCCGCGTTTAAATGGTGTTGATCTAGTTGAAAATATTTATGCTATAAATTCAGACCAGATTATAATAATTTTATCTGCTTTTGATAATTCAAAATATTTACTTCCACTTATAAATTTAGGTATCGAGCAATTTATAAAAAAACCTATTGACTATCAAGATTTAATGAAAGTATTATTAAAAACAACAAAAAAGATAATTTTAAAAAATGAACAAAAAAACAGTTTTCAAACTCCTTCTCTTATAAAATTGGCTGGTCTTTGTACGTTTGACAAAGAGACAAATATTTTACTGGTTGATAATGATATGGTTACGCTAACAAAGTATGAGATTATATTTTTACAAATACTTACAGACAATATAGGAAAAATATACTCAAATGACGATATCACAAAACAGTATGATCTACTCAATGAAACGTTAGACATTATAAACATAAGAAAACTTGTCTCAAAACTTAGAAAAAAAATATCTTTTAACTGCATAGAGAGCGTTTATGGAATAGGCTATAGAATAGTTCCACATTTTAACTAA
- the thiS gene encoding sulfur carrier protein ThiS → MKLIINGKTEEFEDKITLEKLLDKLDIKEQVMAAAVNMEIVKQNSWDSHQLYDMDKIELLDFVGGG, encoded by the coding sequence ATGAAACTTATAATAAATGGTAAAACAGAAGAGTTTGAGGATAAAATAACTTTAGAGAAGCTTTTAGATAAATTAGATATAAAAGAACAGGTTATGGCAGCTGCTGTAAATATGGAGATAGTAAAACAAAATAGCTGGGATTCTCATCAACTATATGATATGGACAAGATAGAATTGTTAGATTTTGTTGGCGGCGGTTGA
- the acpS gene encoding holo-ACP synthase: MIGIDIIKISRMGALLERFGSKAMGRFLSKDEIELVKNHKTASGFWAAKEACSKALGVGIGAECGFHDITIFKSSNGAPNIRLSQKIVKEFNVKSISLSITHDGEYAIAVVTIESTAANKI; encoded by the coding sequence ATGATTGGTATTGATATTATTAAAATATCTCGTATGGGCGCTTTACTTGAGCGTTTTGGAAGCAAAGCCATGGGTAGGTTTTTATCTAAAGATGAGATAGAACTTGTTAAAAACCATAAAACGGCTTCTGGGTTTTGGGCAGCGAAAGAAGCTTGTTCAAAAGCACTTGGTGTTGGTATAGGTGCGGAGTGTGGATTTCATGATATCACTATCTTCAAATCGTCCAATGGTGCGCCAAATATAAGATTATCACAAAAAATAGTTAAAGAATTCAATGTAAAAAGCATAAGTCTCTCCATTACACATGATGGAGAGTATGCGATAGCTGTTGTAACAATTGAATCAACCGCCGCCAACAAAATCTAA
- the fliL gene encoding flagellar basal body-associated protein FliL, with product MPNKETTEETVTEGKKSKNLLMIIIIVVLLLIIIGGAAIAFLLMGGDEKEQVAQQNIEQSAEKTQQKSASTRSREDSDDTDNRKFSQIGILYPLDTFTVNLKSDAGRRYLKTTISLELNGKELSMELDSKAPVIRDRIIRILTSKTLEEISSKKGKQKISEQIMDTLNSMISDGSIKGIYFTEFVIQ from the coding sequence ATGCCAAATAAAGAGACAACAGAAGAGACAGTTACAGAGGGCAAAAAATCAAAAAATTTATTGATGATAATTATTATTGTTGTCTTGCTTCTTATTATAATTGGTGGTGCTGCGATTGCATTTCTTTTAATGGGTGGTGATGAAAAAGAACAAGTAGCCCAACAAAATATAGAACAATCTGCAGAAAAAACTCAACAAAAGAGCGCTTCAACAAGATCTAGAGAAGATTCTGATGATACAGACAATAGAAAGTTTAGTCAGATTGGAATACTATATCCACTTGACACCTTCACAGTAAACTTAAAAAGTGATGCAGGTCGTCGTTATCTTAAAACAACTATATCTTTAGAACTAAATGGTAAAGAGTTGAGTATGGAGCTAGACAGTAAAGCACCAGTTATTAGAGATAGAATTATTAGAATTTTAACCTCTAAAACATTAGAAGAAATTTCTTCAAAAAAAGGGAAACAAAAAATATCAGAGCAAATTATGGATACACTAAACTCTATGATTAGTGATGGAAGTATAAAAGGTATCTATTTTACAGAATTTGTTATTCAATAG